In a single window of the Coffea eugenioides isolate CCC68of chromosome 3, Ceug_1.0, whole genome shotgun sequence genome:
- the LOC113764778 gene encoding uncharacterized protein LOC113764778: MSKMRVAVVGAGISGLVAAHVLAKEGVDVVIYEKEDYLGGHAKTVTMDGIDLDLGFMVFNRVTYPNMMELFENLGVDMELSDMSFSVSLDKGKGCEWGSRNGLSSLFAQKKNVLNPKFWQMIREIVKFKADVISYVEELEKNPDLDRNETLGHFIRSRGYSELFQKAYLVPICASIWSCSSEGVLNFSAYSILSFCRNHHLLQLFGRPQWLTVRWRSQTYISKVKDDLERRGCQIRNGCEVRAVSTKDEGCVVTCEDGSLEVYKSCIVAAHAPDALKMLGEQATYDESRILGAFQYAYSDIFLHRDKNFMPQNPAAWSAWNFLGTVDNKVGVTYWLNILQNLGETGLPYLVSLNPPHTPENTLLRWSTGHPVPSVAASKASTRLNDIQGKRGIWFCGAYQGYGFHEDGLKAGTVAAQSLLRKSCTILCNPKHMVPSWTETGARLLVTKFLNGFIATGSLMLLEEGGTMFTFEGTTKKSFLKVSIKVHSPQFYWKVATQADLGLADAYINGDISFVDKNEGLLNLFMVYVANRDLKASVTSSSYQRGWWTPLLLTAGLASAKYFFQHVSRQNTLTQARRNISRHYDLSNELFSLFLDETMTYSCAIFKSEDEDLKIAQLRKISLLIERARISKDHHVLEIGCGWGSLAIEVVKRTGCQYTGITLSEKQLTYAEQKVREVGMQDHIKFLLCDYRQLPETYKYDRIISCEMLEAVGHEYMEKYFSSCNSVLAEDGILVLQFISIPDERYEEYRQSSDFIREYIFPGGCLPSLSRVTSAMAAASGLCVEHLENFGIHYYHTLRRWRTNFLSKQSEILELGFDEKFIRTWEYYFDYCAAGFKTCTLGNYQVVFSRPGNVVSFGNLQKGVPSAY, from the exons ATGTCTAAGATGAGAGTGGCAGTGGTGGGTGCTGGGATTAGTGGGCTGGTTGCAgctcatgttttggccaaggaAGGTGTCGATGTGGTAATATACGAGAAAGAGGATTACTTAGGCGGCCATGCTAAGACTGTTACTATGGATGGCATTGATCTTGACCTTGGCTTCATGGTCTTTAATCGT GTGACTTATCCAAATATGATGGAACTCTTTGAGAATCTTGGAGTAGATATGGAGCTTTCTGATATGTCATTCTCAGTGAGCCTAGACAAGGGCAAAGGCTGTGAATGGGGGAGCAGAAATGGATTGTCAAGTTTGTTTGCACAGAAGAAGAATGTACTTAATCCAAAATTTTGGCAAATGATTCGAGAAATTGTCAAGTTTAAGGCTGATGTCATAAG TTATGTAGAAGAGCTAGAGAAAAATCCGGACTTAGATCGGAATGAAACACTTGGGCATTTCATCAGATCACGTGGATACTCAGAGTTATTTCAGAAGGCCTATCTT GTTCCAATATGTGCTTCTATCTGGTCATGCTCTTCAGAAGGAGTATTGAACTTTTCTGCGTATTCTATTCTTTCCTTTTGTCGTAACCACCACCTTCTTCAG CTCTTTGGTCGCCCTCAGTGGCTCACAGTAAGATGGCGTTCCCAGACTTACATCTCCAAG GTTAAAGATGATCTGGAAAGAAGAGGCTGTCAAATAAGAAATGGTTGTGAAGTACGCGCTGTTTCAACTAAGGATGAGG GTTGTGTTGTTACATGTGAAGATGGTTCTCTTGAAGTATATAAGTCGTGCATAGTGGCTGCGCATGCTCCAGATGCTCTTAAGATGTTGGGAGAGCAGGCAACATATGATGAATCAAGAATACTTGGTGCTTTCCAGTATGCCTACAG TGATATTTTCCTTCATCGTGACAAAAACTTCATGCCTCAAAATCCAGCAGCATGGAGCGCATGGAATTTTCTTGGAACTGTGGATAATAAAGTAGGTGTAACATATTGGCTCAACATCCTCCAG AATCTAGGAGAAACTGGACTGCCTTACCTGGTAAGTCTCAATCCGCCTCATACACCTGAGAATACATTACTCAGGTGGTCAACTGGGCATCCAGTTCCATCAGTTGCTGCCTCAAAAGCTTCTACTCGACTTAATGACATCCAGGGGAAGAGAGGAATATGGTTCTGTGGAGCATATCAAG GTTATGGTTTCCATGAAGATGGACTTAAG GCTGGTACAGTTGCTGCTCAGAGCCTGCTCAGAAAAAGTTGTACTATCCTGTGTAACCCCAAACACATGGTACCTTCCTGGACAGAGACTGGGGCACGCCTTCTCGTTACTAAATTCCTCAATGGTTTTATTGCTACTGGCTCATTAAT GTTACTGGAAGAAGGTGGCACAATGTTTACCTTTGAAGGAACAACAAAGAAAAGCTTCCTGAAAGTTTCTATTAAAGTTCACAGCCCACAGTTTTATTGGAAG GTTGCTACTCAAGCCGACTTAGGCCTTGCAGATGCCTATATAAACGGGGACATTTCTTTCGTGGATAAAAATGAAGGTTTGCTAAATCTTTTCATG GTTTATGTTGCCAACAGAGATCTTAAAGCTTCTGTCACAAGTTCTAGCTACCAAAG AGGCTGGTGGACACCACTGCTTCTGACGGCTGGACTAGCATCTGCAAAGTACTTCTTTCAGCATGTTTCAAGACAAAATACTCTAACACAGGCTCGCCGAAACATCTCTCGGCATTATGATCTG AGCAATGAACTATTTTCTCTGTTTTTGGATGAAACAATGACGTATTCATGTGCAATATTTAAG TCTGAAGATGAGGACTTGAAAATTGCACAATTGAGAAAAATTTCCCTATTGATTGAAAGG GCCAGAATCAGTAAGGACCACCATGTCCTGGAGATTGGCTGCGGTTGGGGAAGTCTAGCTATTGAAGTAGTCAAAAGAACTGGATGTCAATACACTGGAATCACCCTTTCTGAGAAGCAACTTACATATGCAGAACAGAAAGTGAGGGAAGTTGGTATGCAG GATCACATAAAATTTCTTCTTTGTGACTATCGTCAATTGCCAGAAACCTATAAATATGACAGAATCATATCTTG TGAGATGTTGGAAGCTGTTGGTCATGAATATATGGAGAAGTATTTCAGTTCTTGCAACTCAGTATTGGCAGAAGATGGGATTCTGGTCCTACAG TTTATATCAATACCAGATGAGAGGTATGAAGAATACAGACAAAGCTCAGACTTCATAAGAGAGTACATCTTTCCAGGTGGTTGCCTACCTTCACTTAGCCGAGTAACATCAGCGATGGCTGCAGCATCCGGACTGTG CGTGGAGCACCTGGAAAACTTTGGAATCCATTACTATCATACCCTTAGGCGTTGGAGGACAAACTTCCTGTCAAAACAAAG TGAAATCCTGGAATTGGGTTTCGATGAAAAGTTCATCCGGACGTGGGAATACTATTTTGATTATTGTGCTGCTGGATTCAAAACATGCACACTTGGAAACTACCAG GTTGTATTTTCCCGGCCTGGCAATGTTGTATCCTTTGGCAATCTACAGAAAGGTGTACCTTCAGCCTATTGA
- the LOC113764620 gene encoding actin-related protein 2/3 complex subunit 2B, whose amino-acid sequence MACFQRESPALKEILLRLYRAEKPMELDHHLYEFGSVEYHVQASASIPDNTYLSIATPLLYQDFILSSGLPRYTLEMVKGISPDVIEIIEPPKEGYKLTLRLKYSRIPRNKGGVKMIASISSVQGVILSSQLKDMLMNVNSLEVSQGMYRPVKLIYHPREPFFVIKQPEKITAVFPMRFKEDTDVIIATAFFQELMDIGSSKAFVKAPHCIWSPIPPAELRGEPIEDLSTNGGFVSFDITGRHVEGKRLDKTVWNLLNFYAFVKYHVKSTRGFIQRRMRTRLESLVEVLYNAGIKDEHHIKKKNRGPKGVRKLLNFSKSKLLKKRYNFINKIKRIRSRIKIHWFSRFRKRWLNFSRFSSLTRYEKLN is encoded by the exons ATGGCATGCTTTCAAAGGGAATCACCAGCATTGAAGGAGATTCTGCTCAGATTATACAG AGCTGAAAAGCCCATGGAGCTTGATCACCACTTGTATGAATTTGGATCAGTGGAATATCATGTTCAG GCTTCTGCATCAATTCCAGATAACACCTATTTGTCTATAGCAACGCCACTCCTGTATCAAGACTTCATTCTCTCATCTGGGCTACCACGTTATACATTAGAGATGGTGAAGGGAATCAGCCCTGATGTCATTGAGATAATTGAACCTCCAAAAGAAGGATATAAGTTGACATTGAGACTCAAGTACTCAAGGATTCCACGCAATAAAG GTGGGGTGAAAATGATTGCAAGCATTTCCTCTGTACAAGGTGTCATCCTAAGCTCTCAGCTCAAAGATATGTTAATGAATGTCAATTCACTAGAAGTCTCTCAAGGGATGTACAGACCAGTCAAACTCATTTATCACCCAAGGGAACCTTTCTTTGTCATCAAACAG CCAGAAAAAATCACTGCAGTATTCCCTATGCGCTTTAAAGAAGATACAGATGTAATCATAGCAACAGCTTTCTTTCAG GAACTCATGGATATTGGAAGCTCAAAAGCATTTGTCAAAGCACCTCATTGCATCTGGTCTCCAATCCCACCAGCTGAGTTGAGAGGAGAGCCCATTGAAGATCTGAGCACCAATGGAGGATTTGTCTCTTTTG ATATCACTGGGCGTCATGTTGAAGGCAAGAGGCTTGACAAAACTGTTTGGAACCTACTTAACTTTTATGCATTTGTGAAATATCATGTAAAG AGCACTCGAGGCTTCATTCAAAGAAGGATGAGAACACGATTAGAGAGCTTAGTTGAG GTATTGTACAATGCTGGAATAAAAGATGAACATCATATTAAGAAGAAGAATCGAG GACCTAAAGGAGTTAGGAAATTGCTAAACTTCTCCAAATCCAAGCTACTCAAGAAAAGATACAATTTCATCAATAAGATCAAAAGAATTCGATCTAGAATTAAAATTCATTGGTTCAGTCGTTTCCGCAAGCGATGGTtgaatttttccagattttcttctCTAACAAGATATGAAAAACTAAACTAG
- the LOC113765553 gene encoding uncharacterized protein LOC113765553: MGCFLACFGFTKKRRRTKGRSKNASGDQSYGRYVPLDCDVTVKLECDEMQKASATELRDKPKESSTAKIKKKVSFNLNVKTYEPLPNDELSNCNLSEGEEKTMWEYNQEETAGASMKYFNYEDNLMASKIGSFPSNYRYQNCRDSYDEEDEMELEDSDLDDEDELDFDEDDIGESYDFRSQKLCQASVEEEGKVTTDQLAEKGSNLMQPQVLQHQEHNKTESNQNARNRSHNVFSVLAPVENLTQWKEVKAKTRQQLKHQKENIVLEQEQHMPLCTKKSSEPLALNSSVDLNQFKPQSHEIAVDASLSNWLVSFNGKDSNAAIANAHQKRSRWMHQTRSADEIELL, from the exons ATGGGGTGCTTTCTTGCTTGTTTTGGGTTCACCAAGAAAAGGAGAAGGACAAAGGGTAGGAGCAAAAATGCATCTGGAGACCAA AGTTATGGAAGGTATGTACCTCTGGACTGTGATGTTACGGTCAAACTTGAATGTGATGAGATGCAGAAGGCCTCAGCAACTGAGCTTAG AGATAAGCCTAAAGAATCGTCGACcgcaaaaataaagaaaaaagtgaGCTTCAATTTGAATGTCAAGACTTATGAGCCACTTCCTAATGATGAGCTTAGTAATTGCAATCTTTCTGAGGGTGAGGAGAAGACAATGTGGGAATATAATCAAGAAGAAACAGCTGGAGCAAGCATGAAATATTTCAATTATGAAGACAATTTGATGGCATCAAAGATTGGATCATTCCCTTCGAATTATAGATATCAAAATTGCAGAGATAGCTATGATGAAGAGGATGAGATGGAACTAGAGGATAGCGATCTAGATGATGAGGATGAACTTGACTTTGATGAAGATGATATTGGTGAAAGCTATGATTTCAGAAGTCAAAAACTATGCCAAGCATCAGTGGAAGAAGAGGGAAAAGTTACAACCGATCAATTGGCAGAAAAAGGAAGCAATCTTATGCAGCCTCAAGTTCTGCAGCATCAAGAACATAACAAAACTGAATCAAACCAAAATGCTCGAAACAGGAGTCACAATGTCTTTTCTGTGCTTGCTCCAGTTGAAAATCTCACTCAATGGAAAGAGGTTAAAGCTAAAACTAGACAGCAATTGAAGCATCAGAAGGAAAACATAGTGTTAGAGCAAGAGCAGCATATGCCCTTATGTACGAAGAAGAGCTCCGAACCTTTAGCTTTGAACTCATCAGTGGATTTGAATCAATTCAAGCCTCAGAGTCATGAAATTGCAGTTGATGCTAGCCTTTCAAACTGGTTGGTTTCTTTCAATGGTAAGGACAGCAATGCTGCAATAGCAAACGCCCATCAAAAAAGATCAAGATGGATGCATCAGACTCGCTCCGCAGATGAGATAGAACTACTCTAA
- the LOC113764785 gene encoding protein PROTON GRADIENT REGULATION 5, chloroplastic encodes MAAAVCATGFKGGLSSSFHGSWGKSVGGEDYPMLAKTVPSHVRVGKPVRLQPMMGNINEGKGLFAPLVIVARNIIGKKRFNQFRGKAISLHSQVINEFCKQIGADSKQRQGLIRLAKKNGEKLGFLA; translated from the exons ATGGCTGCGGCAGTTTGTGCAACTGGGTTTAAAGGGGGTTTATCATCTTCTTTTCATGGAAGTTGGGGAAAATCAGTGGGTGGGGAAGATTATCCCATGCTAGCCAAGACTGTTCCTAGCCATGTTCGAGTGGGGAAGCCGGTCAGATTACAGCCGATGATGGGAAATATTAATGAAGGAAAGGGACTGTTTGCTCCTCTTGTTATTGTTGCACGTAACATAATTGGCAAAAAGCGATTCAATCAGTTCAGGGGAAAGGCCATTTCTTTACACTCACAG GTAATAAATGAATTCTGCAAACAAATAGGAGCAGATTCAAAACAAAGGCAAGGGCTGATTCGATTAGCCAAGAAGAATGGAGAAAAACTTGGATTCCTTGCTTGA
- the LOC113764779 gene encoding heterogeneous nuclear ribonucleoprotein 1-like → MDSDQGKLFIGGISWETSEEKLKDYFGKYGDVLQTVVMRDKVSGKPRGFGFVVFADPNVLDGVLQDRHVIDGRTVEAKRALSREEQQISKVGNANTGRSFGGGGGGNTRTKKIFVGGLPPTLTDEAFRQYFESYGDVTDVVIMFDQQTNRPRGFGFISFDSEEAVDRVLHKTFHDLNGKQVEVKRALPKDANPGGSGRAMGGGGGGYQGYGASGGNSNSYESRMDSNRYMQSQNTGGGYPPYGSSGYNTTGYGYGPTNNGMGYGGYGNFGGANPGYGGPAAAAAYGNPNVPNAGYGSGPPGAPRNTWNSQGSSGYGNVGYGNAPWGASNTSGGGLGGAGAAAGHSPSGAAGYGNQGYGYGGYGTNDGAYGNPATYGGGGRAGGTPNSNSSAGNGAGDLQAGAGGYMGGGYGDTSGNAGYAGWRSDPSQASGNYGGQAGYGGGYGGAPTRQAQQQ, encoded by the exons ATGGATTCAGATCAGGGGAAGCTATTTATAGGAGGGATTTCATGGGAAACATCAGAGGAGAAATTGAAGGACTATTTTGGCAAATACGGTGACGTATTGCAGACTGTAGTGATGCGGGATAAAGTTTCTGGCAAGCCCAGAGGATTTGGGTTTGTGGTTTTTGCAGATCCCAATGTTCTTGATGGGGTTCTTCAAGATAGGCATGTCATTGATGGCCGCACT GTTGAGGCTAAGAGAGCTTTATCAAGAGAGGAACAACAGATCTCTAAAGTTGGAAACGCTAATACTGGGAGGAGctttggtggtggtggtggtggaaatACTAGGACAAAGAAGATATTTGTTGGAGGATTACCTCCGACTTTAACTGATGAGGCTTTTCGTCAGTATTTTGAATCTTATGGTGATGTTACTGATGTGGTAATCATGTTTGACCAGCAAACGAACCGACCCCGTGGATTTGGATTTATTTCTTTTGACTCTGAGGAAGCTGTTGATAGGGTCTTGCACAAGACATTTCATGATTTAAATGGTAAGCAAGTGGAAGTGAAGCGCGCTCTTCCAAAGGATGCTAATCCTGGTGGGAGTGGCCGTGCCATGGGTGGCGGTGGTGGAGGTTACCAGGGATATGGTGCATCCGGTGGTAATTCAAATTCTTATGAGAGCCGAATGGATTCCAACAGGTACATGCAATCTCAAAACACAGGAGGGGGATATCCACCTTACGGATCTTCTGGATATAATACTACTGGTTATGGATATGGTCCTACCAATAATGGTATGGGTTATGGAGGCTATGGAAATTTTGGAGGTGCTAATCCTGGATATGGTGGCcccgctgctgctgctgcttatGGAAACCCAAATGTGCCTAATGCTGGTTATGGAAGTGGTCCACCAGGTGCACCAAGGAACACGTGGAACTCTCAGGGATCCTCTGGATATGGAAATGTAGGCTATGGAAATGCTCCCTGGGGTGCTTCTAACACTAGTGGTGGTGGCCTAGGTGGTGCTGGAGCTGCTGCTGGACATTCTCCCAGTGGAGCTGCGGGATATGGAAATCAAGGTTACGGTTATGGAGGATATGGTACAAATGATGGGGCTTATGGTAACCCGGCTACTTATGGTGGTGGCGGGCGTGCAGGGGGTACTCCAAATAGTAATTCCTCAGCTGGAAATGGTGCTGGAGATCTACAAGCTGGTGCTGGGGGTTATATGGGAGGTGGCTATGGTGATACATCTGGGAATGCTGGGTATGCAGGATGGAGGTCGGACCCCTCACAAGCTTCTGGCAATTATGGAGGCCAAGCTGGGTATGGTGGAGGCTATGGTGGTGCACCAACTCGGCAAGCTCAGCAGCAGTAA
- the LOC113766803 gene encoding uncharacterized protein LOC113766803, with protein sequence MDKNGKSDKKECLNGVDSQNLALNGGKDEQEESQLLLPPNNEGGLSKKSGKPRRKVQWNDKNGNKLAEVLEFQPSDVSESDDDESDTCFCRIM encoded by the exons ATGGATAAGAATGGTAAGAGTGATAAAAAGGAGTGTTTAAATGGTGTAGATTCTCAGAATCTTGCACTGAATGGAGGAAAAGATGAGCAAGAGGAATCACAGCTGTTGTTGCCTCCAAATAATGAAGGTGGATTGTCTAAGAAGTCGGGGAAGCCCAGGAGGAAAGTTCAGTGGAATGATAAAAATGGAAATAAGCTTGCAGAAGTCCTGGAATTTCAACCAAG tgATGTGAGTGAGTCTGATGATGATGAGTCAGATACCTGCTTCTGTAGGATAATGTAG
- the LOC113765848 gene encoding uncharacterized protein LOC113765848, with amino-acid sequence MVLFATHFLAFLFLFPVSIRRLIFSLSLYLQNPSQFTSKAWYFSGPKWKNGDLYALLLALPIASFSHIYLFFAISGHPNYRFSFLAQSLLIFIFWALLVLISLKESLDLYVIPESFVFILCGIAFVIEYYMNGQGILGLGGVAYELLGGLALVCAACCLYLSISPSAFFADFLLSSGLVLKAVWVLQVGMSLYTDAFSLKGCEKMAVSRGNREIDVKCELEEDKLRGVALTNLLFVVHTALVLFMSFSLLGLLHRHRSNRSREVTGPLLSQIGSSEGIVMNPLPIFEIE; translated from the coding sequence ATGGTATTGTTTGCAACCCATTTTCTGGcgttccttttccttttcccagTCAGCATTCGCCGTCTTATATTCTCACTGTCACTGTATCTCCAAAACCCATCTCAATTTACATCAAAAGCATGGTATTTTTCAGGACCCAAGTGGAAAAATGGGGACCTGTACGCTCTTCTTTTAGCCCTCCCAATTGCCTCATTTTCccacatttatttattttttgcaatttCAGGCCACCCCAATTACAGATTCTCATTCTTGGCACAATCTTTGTTGATCTTCATCTTCTGGGCCCTCTTAGTTCTTATAAGTTTGAAAGAAAGTTTGGATCTTTATGTAATTCCTGAGAGTTTTGTGTTTATACTTTGTGGCATTGCTTTTGTGATTGAGTATTACATGAACGGGCAAGGGATTTTGGGACTTGGTGGAGTTGCTTATGAGCTTTTAGGTGGATTAGCACTTGTTTGTGCTGCTTGTTGCTTGTATTTGTCCATCAGCCCATCGGCATTTTTCGCTGATTTTTTGCTGTCGTCTGGGCTTGTTCTGAAGGCTGTTTGGGTTCTGCAAGTGGGAATGTCTTTGTATACTGATgcatttagtctaaaagggtgtGAGAAGATGGCAGTGAGTCGGGGAAATAGGGAGATTGATGTTAAGTGTGAGCTTGAAGAGGACAAGTTGAGGGGTGTGGCATTGACAAATTTGCTGTTCGTTGTGCATACCGCACTGGTTTTGTTCATGAGCTTCTCATTGCTTGGATTGTTGCATCGACATAGGAGTAACAGGTCTCGGGAGGTAACTGGACCATTGCTATCTCAGATTGGATCATCAGAGGGTATTGTGATGAATCCACTCCCTATATTTGAGATAGAATGA